The following are encoded in a window of Flavobacteriales bacterium genomic DNA:
- the crtI gene encoding phytoene desaturase: MSKISVIGSGFSGLSAAAFLAKEGHQVSVFEKNASIGGRARQFEAEGYTFDMGPSWYWMADVFDKFFAQFGKKASDYFELIQLDPGFQIIFEQEKTMKLSSDWSEVCEMFENFEKGSSKKLEEFMKEAEFKYDFGINQLVYEPGLSISEVCKPELFTNVFKLQVFTSYRKHVAKYFKNPYLKSLLEFPVLFLGTAPSQTPALYSLMAYSGIKKGTFYPMGGFGKVIDAFKEICSEQGVEFHTNEAVQSINIEDKTIQSIVTDKRTFETDVVVGSADYNHVDSKLLPPKYRNYNDSYWQKRTFSPSSLLFYVGVNKKLNKLIHHNLFFDEDIEQHTNEIYTDPKWPNKPLFYVCCPSKTDPSVAPEGKENIFFLMPIAPGLKDSESVREKYFDIMLKRLENYTGQTIREHIEYKRSYCVNDFVNDYNAYKGNAYGLANTLLQTANFKPKIINKKINNLFYTGQLTVPGPGVPPSIISGQVVAKHIVESNLI; encoded by the coding sequence ATGAGTAAAATTTCAGTTATAGGAAGTGGGTTTTCAGGATTAAGTGCTGCTGCTTTTCTTGCAAAAGAAGGGCATCAAGTTAGTGTCTTTGAAAAAAACGCAAGTATCGGTGGTCGTGCTAGACAATTTGAAGCTGAAGGCTATACATTTGATATGGGACCGAGCTGGTATTGGATGGCAGATGTATTCGATAAATTTTTTGCTCAATTTGGCAAAAAAGCAAGCGATTACTTTGAGCTCATTCAGTTAGACCCTGGTTTTCAAATCATTTTCGAACAAGAAAAAACAATGAAACTATCTTCTGACTGGTCAGAAGTTTGTGAAATGTTCGAGAATTTTGAAAAAGGTTCATCTAAAAAGTTAGAAGAATTCATGAAAGAAGCCGAGTTCAAATATGACTTCGGCATCAACCAATTGGTATATGAGCCTGGTCTATCTATCTCAGAGGTGTGTAAGCCTGAGCTATTTACTAATGTATTTAAGCTACAAGTATTTACTTCTTATAGAAAGCATGTAGCCAAGTATTTTAAGAACCCATATTTAAAATCCTTGTTGGAATTTCCAGTACTTTTCTTAGGGACTGCACCTAGCCAAACTCCAGCACTATATAGTCTAATGGCTTATTCAGGCATCAAAAAAGGTACTTTCTACCCAATGGGAGGTTTTGGAAAAGTCATTGATGCTTTCAAAGAAATTTGTTCAGAACAAGGTGTTGAATTTCATACCAATGAAGCTGTACAATCTATCAATATTGAAGATAAAACTATCCAATCAATCGTTACTGACAAAAGAACATTTGAAACGGATGTGGTAGTCGGTTCAGCAGATTATAACCATGTTGATAGCAAATTACTACCACCAAAATACAGAAACTATAACGATAGCTACTGGCAAAAAAGAACCTTCTCACCCTCTAGCTTATTGTTTTATGTTGGTGTAAACAAAAAACTCAATAAACTTATTCATCACAATTTATTTTTTGACGAAGACATTGAGCAACACACCAATGAAATTTATACTGATCCAAAGTGGCCAAACAAACCCCTATTTTACGTTTGTTGTCCTTCAAAAACAGATCCAAGTGTAGCTCCAGAAGGTAAAGAAAATATCTTCTTTTTGATGCCTATCGCACCAGGACTTAAAGATAGTGAAAGTGTTAGAGAAAAATACTTTGACATAATGCTTAAACGTCTTGAAAACTATACAGGACAGACCATTAGAGAACATATTGAGTATAAAAGAAGTTATTGTGTTAACGATTTCGTAAACGACTACAACGCTTACAAAGGCAATGCTTACGGTTTAGCAAATACACTTCTTCAAACAGCAAATTTTAAACCTAAAATCATTAACAAGAAAATAAATAACCTATTCTACACCGGTCAATTGACAGTACCCGGACCTGGCGTGCCCCCATCTATTATTTCAGGGCAAGTCGTTGCAAAACACATTGTAGAATCCAATTTAATCTAA
- a CDS encoding GTP cyclohydrolase I codes for MDNNKIINGSSAQIIELNPELRNIGYADGININGALNEEEKLEMIDKAAIKFGEFLDALGCDWKNDPNSMETPKRVAKAYVNDLWAGRYNAFPKITTFPNYEYDGIIFEGNIPIISMCSHHHQTILGKAHIAYIPKINQEIIGLSKLNRIVEHYARRGAIQENLTVRIHDAINKIVENNKGVAVMIEASHNCVQCRGVGHQGTSMKTSKLTGEFIKSNKTRNEFYEFIKS; via the coding sequence ATGGATAATAACAAAATTATAAACGGCTCTTCAGCTCAAATCATTGAGTTAAACCCAGAACTTAGAAATATTGGCTATGCCGATGGTATAAATATCAATGGTGCTCTAAACGAAGAGGAAAAGCTTGAAATGATTGACAAAGCAGCCATTAAGTTTGGTGAATTTCTAGATGCTTTGGGTTGCGATTGGAAAAACGACCCTAACTCTATGGAAACGCCAAAACGAGTTGCCAAAGCTTATGTCAATGACTTGTGGGCAGGGCGTTACAATGCTTTTCCAAAAATTACAACCTTTCCTAACTATGAATACGATGGTATCATTTTCGAGGGCAATATTCCCATTATATCTATGTGCTCACACCACCATCAAACCATTTTAGGCAAAGCACACATTGCTTATATTCCTAAAATCAACCAAGAAATTATTGGCTTAAGTAAATTGAATAGAATTGTTGAACATTATGCTCGAAGAGGTGCTATTCAAGAAAATCTTACCGTTCGAATCCACGATGCTATCAACAAAATTGTCGAGAACAACAAAGGTGTGGCAGTTATGATTGAGGCCTCACACAACTGCGTACAATGTAGAGGCGTAGGACATCAAGGTACTTCTATGAAAACCTCCAAGTTAACAGGAGAATTCATTAAATCCAACAAAACAAGAAATGAATTTTATGAATTCATAAAATCGTAA
- a CDS encoding 6-carboxytetrahydropterin synthase has protein sequence MKTVQVIRRERFNAAHRLFNPNWSDEKNEQIFGKCANKNWHGHNYTLFVTVKGPVDNDTGYVIDLKVLSDIIKNRIVDKMDHKNLNLEVDFMKDTITTAENIAIKIYEELESDIQATGNNLYSVKLYETENNYVEYYG, from the coding sequence ATGAAAACCGTACAAGTTATTCGTAGAGAAAGATTCAATGCTGCCCATCGTTTGTTCAATCCAAACTGGTCTGACGAAAAAAATGAGCAAATATTTGGAAAGTGTGCCAATAAAAATTGGCATGGACATAACTATACCCTATTTGTAACCGTAAAAGGACCTGTCGATAACGATACAGGTTATGTTATAGACTTAAAAGTATTGAGCGATATTATCAAAAACAGAATAGTTGACAAAATGGACCACAAAAACTTAAACCTTGAGGTTGATTTTATGAAAGACACTATAACTACTGCTGAAAATATCGCTATAAAGATTTATGAAGAATTGGAAAGTGACATACAAGCCACAGGTAACAATCTGTACAGTGTAAAATTGTATGAAACAGAAAACAACTATGTAGAATATTATGGATAA
- a CDS encoding SDR family oxidoreductase: protein MKILLIGSSSDIARNLVENANSEFEFIELTSTPTLANQHQIDVQNEDSYPQIDGEINGIVYFPGSINLRPFSSLKLSDFQTDYEINVLGLIKTLKHYHKQLASDSSVVLISSVAASIGMPYHASISMCKSAIEGLCRSLAAEWSPKVRVNCIAPSVVQTKLSSRLFRTDAQVEQMNARHPLQKVGQPKNISDAISFLLSDKSSWITGQTLHIDGGLSSLKK from the coding sequence ATGAAAATATTATTAATTGGTTCTTCTAGCGATATAGCTCGCAATCTAGTAGAAAATGCAAATTCTGAGTTTGAATTTATCGAACTAACTTCAACACCAACTTTAGCCAATCAACACCAAATTGATGTTCAAAATGAGGATAGCTACCCTCAAATTGATGGTGAAATCAATGGAATAGTCTATTTTCCGGGCTCAATAAACCTCAGACCTTTTTCAAGTTTGAAGTTGTCAGATTTTCAGACGGATTATGAAATTAATGTATTGGGTTTGATAAAAACATTGAAACATTATCACAAACAATTGGCTTCGGATTCATCGGTTGTTCTTATCAGTTCTGTTGCAGCCTCTATTGGCATGCCTTACCATGCTTCTATTTCGATGTGTAAGTCAGCTATTGAAGGACTTTGTCGTTCTCTTGCTGCCGAGTGGTCGCCTAAGGTTAGAGTTAATTGTATTGCACCATCTGTTGTACAAACTAAGTTGTCCTCTCGTTTGTTTAGAACCGATGCTCAAGTGGAGCAAATGAATGCCCGTCATCCTTTGCAAAAAGTAGGTCAGCCTAAAAATATATCGGACGCTATTTCTTTTTTATTGTCTGATAAATCTTCTTGGATAACGGGGCAGACCTTACACATCGATGGGGGACTTTCTAGCTTAAAAAAATAA
- a CDS encoding MMPL family transporter, whose amino-acid sequence MFSFIWRFKYLLSIVSLILFVFCFIQLLNANIYFDSERIINELEAANVDINVLDDNNLVFFGLSFKDSLSYQDMLDVTAFHKSLKKSDYVKRVFSLVNDRQIINTGLFPISKKVLNVSDKESYKESIQKIDANGNNFISSDGKKLLFLVENAPGLSKDDSRIFINSLYATDLNENMTEVFVSGRSPSELYFEKKVIQEFIILTLVSGFLCFLFLLFITKNLKLVVLTVFSVIASIVVSLGLSQVLFGGIELVMIITPAILFIVCLSDIMHLTNKQSNVTSSKGAFFLMRMDTVGKAVALTSITTSMSFLTFLVNDIVPILRFGLITSVGVVFTLFIAILVYAISIDKNFNESNPVKVIQQFTDAAISFLKNGQKSKSFHFFMGILIAFGLYGVAHVQIDNYLTDEINKKSKIYQQTAFFDSHFGGIKPITIFLDKDNLNDLEVLSQVEKSIKGLGFVVDFSNTNTTSMMLEQLGFADQDLVDKYFYICRSGDEGSLATLKKLKSLENEYKASGLEFNYSGAGYLFDILGNDLTRQLIFGLLIAIFSIGLVFFLLNKFDFNYFIIAIVPNLTPIVVCVGLLYLNGFYFSLSNAFIFTIVFGLIIDDSIHLISAYANARKRKISKSESLDVVVSKTGDAILKTTLIVIICLFPLSFSEFKSVSQLSVITILSAFIAVFFDMVYLPLIIKRLTK is encoded by the coding sequence ATGTTTTCATTCATTTGGCGGTTTAAATACTTGCTTTCTATTGTCAGTTTAATATTATTTGTCTTTTGTTTTATACAACTGCTCAATGCTAATATATATTTTGATTCTGAAAGAATAATCAATGAATTGGAAGCTGCCAATGTGGACATTAATGTCTTAGATGATAACAATTTAGTCTTTTTTGGACTTTCATTTAAGGATAGTTTAAGCTATCAAGATATGTTAGATGTTACGGCTTTTCACAAATCCTTGAAAAAGTCGGACTATGTTAAACGTGTTTTTAGTCTTGTTAATGACCGTCAAATTATAAATACGGGCTTGTTTCCTATTTCTAAAAAAGTATTGAATGTAAGTGATAAAGAATCCTACAAAGAATCAATTCAAAAAATAGATGCTAATGGAAACAACTTCATATCGTCTGATGGAAAAAAGCTACTTTTCTTAGTAGAAAATGCGCCGGGTCTCAGTAAAGATGATAGTCGAATCTTTATCAACTCGTTGTATGCAACGGATTTGAACGAAAACATGACCGAAGTGTTTGTTAGTGGTCGTTCTCCGAGTGAACTATATTTTGAGAAGAAAGTCATTCAAGAATTCATAATACTTACTTTAGTCAGTGGATTTTTATGCTTTTTATTTTTATTGTTCATTACAAAAAACCTAAAGTTAGTTGTGCTGACGGTCTTTAGTGTCATTGCCAGTATAGTGGTGAGTCTAGGACTTTCTCAAGTTTTGTTTGGAGGTATAGAATTGGTAATGATTATTACACCAGCAATCTTATTTATTGTTTGCCTTTCAGATATTATGCATTTAACTAATAAGCAATCCAATGTTACCTCATCTAAGGGTGCTTTCTTTCTTATGAGAATGGATACGGTTGGCAAGGCTGTTGCATTAACTTCTATAACTACTTCTATGAGCTTTTTGACATTTTTGGTTAATGATATTGTGCCTATACTTCGTTTTGGTTTAATCACATCCGTAGGCGTTGTTTTCACACTTTTTATTGCCATCTTGGTTTATGCCATAAGTATAGATAAGAATTTCAATGAATCGAATCCTGTGAAAGTTATTCAACAATTTACAGATGCTGCAATAAGCTTTTTGAAAAATGGACAAAAGTCAAAGTCTTTTCATTTTTTTATGGGGATTCTAATAGCCTTTGGTTTGTATGGGGTGGCTCATGTTCAAATAGATAATTACTTGACTGATGAAATCAACAAAAAGTCAAAGATTTATCAGCAGACAGCTTTTTTTGACAGTCATTTTGGAGGGATTAAACCCATCACTATTTTTTTGGACAAAGACAACCTTAATGATTTAGAGGTATTGTCACAAGTGGAAAAATCCATTAAAGGATTGGGTTTTGTTGTTGATTTTTCCAATACTAATACGACCTCTATGATGCTAGAGCAACTGGGTTTCGCTGACCAAGATTTAGTCGACAAATACTTTTATATATGTCGTTCTGGCGATGAGGGTTCGTTAGCAACGTTAAAAAAATTAAAATCTTTAGAAAATGAATATAAGGCAAGTGGTCTAGAATTTAATTATTCTGGTGCTGGATATTTGTTTGATATTCTAGGTAATGACCTCACTAGACAGCTTATTTTCGGCTTACTTATTGCTATTTTTTCTATTGGCTTAGTCTTCTTTTTGTTGAATAAGTTTGACTTCAATTATTTCATTATTGCCATTGTCCCTAATCTAACTCCTATTGTTGTTTGTGTAGGTTTATTGTATTTGAATGGCTTTTACTTTAGTCTGTCAAATGCCTTCATTTTTACTATAGTTTTTGGATTAATTATTGATGACTCTATTCATCTTATTAGTGCTTATGCCAATGCTAGAAAAAGAAAAATATCAAAGTCAGAATCTTTGGATGTAGTCGTTAGCAAAACAGGAGATGCTATTCTTAAAACTACCTTGATTGTTATCATCTGTCTTTTTCCCCTTTCCTTTTCGGAGTTCAAATCTGTTTCTCAGTTATCGGTCATTACGATATTGAGTGCTTTTATTGCTGTCTTTTTCGATATGGTTTATTTACCCTTAATTATCAAAAGACTAACTAAGTAG
- a CDS encoding NUDIX domain-containing protein, giving the protein MKYCVHFIFHDNKVLLLKRTLTNPFYPGIWTPVVGKIKPKEKANLAVIRETKEETSINLENPQFVKHCTFDNDEYWFYKSRTKGSNISLNHENDRFDFFEKDNLPDNLWSFFKAELNDLWLLS; this is encoded by the coding sequence ATGAAATATTGTGTCCACTTCATATTCCATGACAATAAAGTACTTTTATTAAAAAGGACTTTGACCAATCCCTTTTACCCAGGAATATGGACACCGGTCGTTGGCAAAATAAAGCCCAAGGAAAAAGCAAACCTAGCTGTAATAAGAGAAACCAAAGAAGAAACTAGCATAAATCTAGAAAATCCTCAATTCGTAAAACACTGCACTTTTGATAATGATGAATATTGGTTTTATAAGTCGAGAACTAAAGGCAGTAACATTTCACTCAATCACGAGAATGACCGCTTCGATTTTTTTGAAAAAGATAATCTGCCCGACAACTTATGGTCTTTTTTCAAAGCCGAGCTTAACGACTTGTGGCTACTTAGTTAG